In Dysgonomonadaceae bacterium zrk40, one genomic interval encodes:
- a CDS encoding esterase family protein, translated as MKRTFFTLWLIFLTIFCFAQPPRMPQSKVETKTIQSKVLNAEREYTIYLPLTYGQDPDKKYPILYLLHGMNDTNKGWYERGHVKDVADQLIASGEAVEMIIVTPNAGGNIYEGAWNGYFDMPSWAYETFFFTEFLPYIESTYRVIGNKENRAVAGLSMGGGGATVYGQKHPELFNAVYAMSALMDIPQRDAAPSQRPDDKMAILTKSVQENSAVRFVTEADEERIKTLRSVNWFVDCGDDDFLLDRNIELTQAMRQKQIRHEFRVRDGGHTWEYWHSALYNCLRYLSRNFRK; from the coding sequence ATGAAGCGTACATTTTTTACTTTATGGTTGATTTTCTTGACGATCTTTTGCTTTGCACAACCCCCAAGGATGCCGCAGAGTAAGGTTGAAACGAAAACCATTCAGAGCAAGGTGCTGAACGCCGAACGTGAGTATACCATTTACCTCCCCCTCACCTACGGTCAGGATCCGGACAAAAAATATCCCATTCTTTACCTTCTTCACGGGATGAACGATACCAACAAGGGGTGGTATGAGCGTGGACACGTCAAAGATGTGGCAGACCAACTCATCGCCTCCGGAGAGGCGGTTGAGATGATCATCGTGACCCCAAACGCAGGTGGTAACATCTACGAGGGGGCATGGAACGGCTACTTCGACATGCCGAGTTGGGCATACGAAACTTTCTTTTTCACTGAATTCCTGCCCTATATTGAATCTACTTACAGGGTCATCGGAAACAAAGAAAACCGCGCGGTAGCCGGGTTGTCGATGGGTGGCGGTGGTGCCACGGTATATGGGCAGAAGCATCCTGAACTGTTCAACGCGGTATATGCGATGAGTGCCCTGATGGATATCCCTCAGCGTGATGCAGCTCCTTCACAGCGCCCCGATGACAAGATGGCAATCCTCACGAAATCGGTTCAGGAGAACAGTGCCGTACGCTTTGTGACTGAGGCTGATGAAGAACGCATCAAAACACTGCGTTCGGTGAACTGGTTTGTAGATTGTGGGGACGATGATTTTCTGCTCGACCGCAACATAGAGCTCACTCAGGCCATGCGCCAAAAACAGATCAGGCATGAGTTCCGGGTACGTGACGGTGGACATACCTGGGAGTACTGGCATTCTGCCTTGTACAACTGTCTGCGATACCTCTCCCGCAATTTCAGGAAGTAA
- a CDS encoding IS982 family transposase → MITTDKVIEIFCIADDFCAEYENEIQNHQLQAGGTTKRRNRKTQMSQSEIIAVMVCFHCGTFHNFKNYYLFYICKHMKSYFPNAVSYNRFVELQPRVIVPFMLLLKLFGFGECTGITYVDSTPIKVCHNKRIHSNKVFRDLAQRGKSTMGWFFGFKLHLVCNEKGELLNFSLTKGNVDDRNPDVINVLTKDLFGKLYADKGYISTKLFEMLFDQGVHLVTGIRSNMKNSLMSFRDKILLRKRSVIESINDELKNICQIEHSRHRSTHNFIMNIIAALVAYCFFPKKPSIKFEVEKSSQLTIWG, encoded by the coding sequence ATGATCACAACAGACAAAGTTATTGAAATATTTTGTATTGCCGACGATTTTTGTGCAGAATATGAGAATGAAATTCAGAATCATCAACTTCAAGCCGGGGGTACAACTAAAAGGAGAAACAGGAAAACGCAAATGTCCCAGAGCGAGATTATTGCCGTGATGGTCTGTTTCCACTGCGGAACCTTCCATAATTTCAAGAATTATTACCTGTTTTATATTTGCAAACACATGAAGAGCTATTTTCCAAATGCCGTTTCCTACAACCGTTTTGTCGAGTTGCAACCCAGGGTGATTGTACCTTTCATGCTCTTGCTCAAACTCTTTGGATTTGGTGAATGCACAGGCATTACATATGTGGATAGCACTCCCATTAAAGTATGTCATAACAAGCGTATACACTCGAATAAAGTATTCAGGGATCTGGCACAAAGAGGGAAAAGTACGATGGGCTGGTTTTTTGGATTCAAGCTTCATCTGGTCTGTAACGAAAAGGGTGAATTGCTGAATTTCTCTCTCACAAAAGGCAATGTCGACGATAGAAACCCTGACGTAATCAATGTTCTTACCAAAGATCTTTTCGGTAAACTATATGCAGACAAGGGTTACATCAGCACAAAGCTCTTCGAGATGCTGTTTGACCAGGGTGTTCATTTAGTGACCGGTATACGCTCAAATATGAAAAATTCCCTGATGTCATTCCGCGACAAGATTCTCTTACGCAAAAGATCTGTAATTGAGTCCATCAATGATGAACTGAAGAATATCTGCCAGATAGAACATTCAAGGCATCGTTCCACACATAATTTCATCATGAACATAATTGCTGCATTGGTGGCATATTGTTTCTTTCCCAAAAAGCCTTCAATCAAATTTGAAGTGGAAAAGTCAAGTCAATTAACCATTTGGGGATAA
- the purN gene encoding phosphoribosylglycinamide formyltransferase has protein sequence MVLLALFASGSGSNAEQIARYFHQRDDVKIALILSNKADAPVHARARRLGIPSVTCSKKAFDNGNEVLDLLRQHHVDFIVLAGFLLKVSQPLLDAYPRRIVNIHPALLPLYGGKGMYGDRVHRAVVEAGDSESGITIHYVNEHYDEGDIIFQARCELLPGDTPEEVARKVHALEYAHFPEVIDSLVKKLNN, from the coding sequence ATGGTTTTACTGGCCCTTTTTGCTTCGGGTAGCGGCAGCAATGCCGAGCAGATTGCCCGCTACTTTCACCAGCGTGACGACGTGAAAATCGCACTGATTCTCTCCAACAAGGCAGATGCCCCTGTGCATGCACGTGCACGTAGGTTGGGAATCCCCTCTGTAACATGCAGCAAAAAGGCATTTGACAATGGAAATGAGGTGCTCGATCTGCTCAGGCAACATCATGTTGATTTCATCGTACTGGCTGGGTTTCTGCTGAAGGTGTCGCAGCCCTTGCTGGATGCCTATCCCCGGCGCATCGTCAACATCCACCCGGCGTTGCTGCCCCTCTATGGTGGCAAGGGAATGTATGGCGACCGGGTACACCGTGCGGTGGTAGAGGCCGGTGACAGCGAGTCGGGAATCACCATCCATTATGTGAATGAGCACTATGATGAGGGGGATATCATCTTCCAGGCGCGCTGTGAACTGTTGCCGGGTGACACACCCGAAGAGGTGGCCCGTAAGGTGCATGCGCTGGAATATGCCCATTTCCCGGAGGTGATCGATTCGCTGGTGAAAAAATTGAACAACTGA
- a CDS encoding acyl carrier protein, protein MSEVAQRVKSIIVDKLGVEESEVTETASFTNDLGADSLDTVELIMEFEKEFNISIPDDQAEKISSVGDAVAYVEQHAK, encoded by the coding sequence ATGTCTGAAGTAGCACAAAGAGTGAAATCGATCATTGTTGACAAACTGGGTGTAGAAGAATCTGAAGTAACAGAAACCGCCAGCTTCACCAATGACCTGGGCGCTGATTCTCTTGACACGGTAGAGCTGATTATGGAATTCGAGAAGGAATTCAACATCTCTATCCCGGATGATCAGGCTGAAAAGATCTCTTCAGTGGGAGATGCTGTTGCCTACGTAGAACAACACGCAAAATAA
- the fabF gene encoding beta-ketoacyl-ACP synthase II, producing MELKRVVVTGLGAITPLGKDVQTTWENALAGKSGAGPITHFDASLFKTQFACEVKDFNPADHFDRKEIRKYDRYSQLAIKAAKDAMGDSGLDLEKENLDRIGVIFSAGIGGIKTFEDEVGEYFTNKERGPKFNPFFIPKMIADIAAGHISMIYGLRGPNYATVSACASSTNAIVDAFNLIRLGKANAIVTGGAEATISPSAVGGFNAMHAISTRNDDPLTASRPFSASRDGFVMGEGGTALILEELEHAIARGATIYAEVAGGGMSADAYHLTASHPDGLGAKLVMRNALEDAGMTPDQIDYINVHGTATPVGDISESKAILDVFGEHSYKLNISSTKSMTGHLLGGAGALEAMLSILAIRDQVVPPTINFTEGDEDPEIDYRLNFTFNKAQKREIRAALSNTFGFGGHNASVILKQYNQ from the coding sequence ATGGAGTTAAAGAGAGTTGTAGTAACAGGCCTGGGAGCGATTACACCGCTGGGGAAAGACGTTCAGACCACTTGGGAGAACGCCCTGGCAGGTAAGAGCGGTGCCGGGCCTATTACTCATTTCGATGCATCCCTTTTCAAGACGCAGTTCGCCTGCGAAGTGAAGGATTTCAACCCGGCTGATCACTTTGACCGCAAAGAGATCAGAAAGTACGACCGTTATTCACAGCTGGCCATCAAGGCTGCCAAGGATGCAATGGGCGATTCCGGACTGGACCTGGAGAAGGAGAACCTGGACCGCATCGGAGTGATTTTTTCTGCCGGGATCGGCGGCATCAAGACGTTTGAAGATGAGGTGGGTGAATATTTCACCAACAAGGAGAGAGGGCCCAAGTTCAATCCCTTTTTCATTCCGAAAATGATAGCGGATATCGCTGCAGGGCATATCTCTATGATTTATGGACTGAGAGGACCCAACTACGCGACCGTTTCGGCTTGTGCCTCTTCCACCAACGCCATCGTAGACGCGTTCAACCTGATACGCCTCGGGAAAGCAAACGCCATCGTCACCGGTGGTGCCGAAGCGACCATCAGCCCCTCAGCTGTGGGTGGTTTCAACGCGATGCATGCCATCTCCACACGCAATGACGATCCCCTCACCGCTTCACGCCCCTTCAGCGCCAGCCGCGACGGGTTTGTTATGGGTGAAGGGGGAACGGCACTCATCCTGGAGGAGTTGGAACACGCCATCGCACGGGGTGCCACCATCTACGCAGAGGTAGCTGGCGGTGGCATGTCGGCCGATGCCTATCACCTCACCGCCTCCCATCCCGACGGGCTGGGTGCGAAACTGGTGATGCGCAACGCGCTGGAGGATGCCGGGATGACTCCCGACCAGATCGACTACATCAATGTACATGGAACAGCCACGCCGGTGGGTGATATATCAGAATCTAAAGCGATTCTCGATGTTTTTGGTGAGCACAGCTATAAGCTGAACATCAGCTCTACGAAGTCGATGACCGGCCACCTTCTCGGTGGAGCGGGAGCCTTGGAGGCGATGCTCTCCATCCTGGCCATCCGCGATCAGGTAGTCCCCCCCACCATCAACTTCACCGAGGGGGATGAGGACCCGGAGATTGATTACCGGTTAAATTTCACATTCAACAAAGCTCAAAAAAGAGAGATAAGAGCTGCGTTATCGAACACTTTTGGCTTTGGAGGACACAACGCAAGTGTAATTCTCAAGCAATACAACCAGTAG
- the rnc gene encoding ribonuclease III produces the protein MLRRFVKRVKALPHKGKEPYLSFYKVLGFYPDWIDLYREAMTHRSSSVRSKKGKWVNNERLEFLGDAILDAIVADILYKQFDHKKEGFLTSTRSRIVQRETLNKIAIELGLDKLIVSSTRNLAHNTNIYGDALEALIGAIYLDQGYRVAKHFVYETLIKQHINMDKVLKSEVDFKSRLIEWGQKNKVEVSFEVTESSYDGQNNPVFFSCARVAGVEVGSGKGYSKKESHQMAAKIAIKKLRESNELQEVLLKETEPESSGGSGNQEE, from the coding sequence GTGTTAAGAAGATTTGTCAAAAGAGTAAAGGCTCTCCCGCACAAGGGTAAGGAGCCTTATCTTTCGTTTTACAAGGTACTGGGATTCTATCCCGACTGGATTGATCTCTACCGGGAAGCCATGACACACCGCTCCTCATCCGTCCGTTCAAAAAAAGGGAAGTGGGTGAACAACGAGCGGCTCGAGTTCCTGGGCGATGCCATCCTCGATGCCATCGTGGCCGATATCCTTTACAAGCAGTTCGACCACAAGAAAGAGGGATTTCTCACCAGTACCCGTTCACGCATCGTGCAGCGTGAAACCCTCAACAAGATTGCCATCGAGCTGGGTCTCGACAAGCTGATTGTCTCCTCCACCCGCAACCTTGCCCACAACACGAATATCTACGGTGACGCACTGGAAGCACTCATCGGTGCCATCTACCTGGATCAGGGCTATCGCGTGGCAAAGCATTTTGTTTATGAGACGTTGATCAAGCAGCACATCAACATGGATAAAGTGCTCAAGAGCGAGGTGGACTTTAAGTCGCGGCTCATTGAGTGGGGACAGAAGAACAAGGTGGAGGTGTCGTTCGAGGTGACAGAATCATCGTACGATGGGCAGAACAACCCGGTATTCTTTTCCTGTGCCCGGGTAGCAGGGGTTGAGGTCGGCTCCGGAAAAGGTTATTCGAAGAAGGAGTCACACCAGATGGCTGCCAAGATCGCCATCAAAAAACTGCGGGAGAGCAACGAACTGCAGGAAGTGCTGCTGAAGGAAACTGAACCTGAATCTTCCGGTGGCTCAGGCAACCAGGAAGAATAG
- a CDS encoding 6-phosphofructokinase — translation MKVGILTSGGDAPGINATIRGVGKTAINNYDMQVIGIQNGFSGLLYKDIVELTDQSLSGILNLGGTILGTAREKVFRKMINSPDEKDREQIKNAYHELELDCLVCIGGNGTQRTTWMLSELGLNVVGVPKTIDNDIYGTDVTFGFDTAVNIATDAIDRLHSTASSHRRVMVIELMGHHAGWITLYAGMAGGADIILLPELGFNMKVVIDKIKKRMEMGKAYSIVAVAEGIEVPSNEKPGFYFAREIQEQTGFETRETVLGYIQRGGSPSPYDRNLGTLLGGHAAQLIHEGRFGRMVAKLGNRISDVPLEEVAGKLSLVTPDTDLVVQGKRMGISFGIW, via the coding sequence ATGAAGGTAGGTATTCTCACTTCGGGCGGCGATGCCCCCGGCATCAACGCCACCATCCGGGGCGTCGGTAAAACAGCGATCAACAATTATGACATGCAAGTGATCGGTATCCAGAATGGTTTTTCCGGGTTGCTCTACAAGGATATCGTTGAACTCACCGATCAGTCTCTCTCCGGGATCCTTAACCTTGGTGGCACCATCCTGGGTACTGCCCGCGAGAAAGTGTTCCGGAAGATGATCAATTCACCCGACGAGAAGGACCGTGAACAGATCAAGAATGCCTACCATGAGCTGGAACTCGACTGCCTGGTATGCATCGGCGGTAACGGCACGCAGCGAACCACCTGGATGCTTTCCGAACTGGGCCTGAACGTGGTGGGGGTGCCAAAGACCATCGACAATGATATTTACGGAACCGATGTCACCTTCGGCTTCGATACCGCGGTCAACATCGCCACCGATGCAATTGACCGGCTTCACTCCACCGCCAGTTCACACCGCCGTGTGATGGTGATCGAGCTGATGGGTCACCATGCGGGATGGATCACCCTCTACGCCGGGATGGCAGGGGGGGCCGATATCATCCTGCTGCCCGAGCTGGGGTTCAACATGAAGGTGGTGATCGACAAGATCAAGAAACGTATGGAGATGGGGAAAGCATACTCCATCGTGGCTGTAGCCGAAGGCATTGAGGTGCCTTCCAACGAGAAGCCCGGTTTTTACTTTGCCCGGGAGATACAGGAACAGACTGGATTTGAAACAAGAGAAACCGTATTGGGTTATATCCAGCGTGGTGGTTCACCATCACCTTACGATCGCAACCTGGGCACCCTGCTGGGGGGGCATGCCGCACAGCTCATTCATGAGGGACGCTTTGGACGGATGGTGGCCAAGCTGGGCAACCGGATCTCCGATGTGCCGCTTGAGGAGGTGGCGGGGAAACTGAGCCTGGTAACGCCCGACACCGATCTGGTGGTACAGGGCAAACGGATGGGGATCTCCTTCGGGATATGGTAA
- the lpxB gene encoding lipid-A-disaccharide synthase, with the protein MKYYIIAGEASGDLHASNLMRSLRELDVEAEFRFFGGDLMEQAGGTLVKHYREMAYMGLIPVVLHAGTILRNLSFCKSDIASYRPDAVVLVDYPGFNLKIAKYVKLELKIPVFYYISPKVWAWKEYRVNAFKKYVDEMLSILPFEVDFFRKHHYPVHYVGNPTVDAIAQRDHQEETFRQFAEENGLEEKPVIALLAGSRQQEIRINLPSMLEAVKGFADGYQFIVAGAPGIDPSFYKAYETGFPQVKVLFGQTYRILAQSEVALVTSGTATLETALLNVPQVVCYKTSLPHLTYWGFKHLLHTPYISLVNLICGREVVKELFAKFFTVENIRRELHQLLHVQSYRNNILLSYRELQERLGEPGASMSAALVIHQRLHS; encoded by the coding sequence ATGAAATACTACATCATAGCAGGAGAAGCATCTGGCGATCTGCATGCATCGAACCTGATGCGATCGCTTCGGGAACTTGACGTGGAAGCGGAATTCCGTTTCTTCGGTGGTGACCTGATGGAACAAGCCGGGGGAACGCTGGTGAAGCATTACCGCGAGATGGCCTATATGGGGCTGATCCCTGTGGTGCTGCATGCAGGCACCATCCTGCGCAACCTATCCTTCTGCAAGAGCGATATCGCCTCCTATCGTCCCGATGCGGTGGTCCTGGTGGACTATCCCGGTTTTAATCTGAAGATAGCGAAGTATGTGAAACTTGAGCTTAAGATCCCGGTCTTTTATTATATATCCCCCAAAGTGTGGGCCTGGAAGGAATACCGGGTGAATGCGTTTAAGAAATATGTGGATGAGATGCTCAGCATACTCCCTTTCGAGGTCGATTTCTTTAGGAAACATCACTACCCGGTGCATTATGTGGGCAACCCCACAGTCGATGCAATTGCACAGCGTGACCATCAGGAGGAGACATTCCGTCAGTTTGCGGAAGAAAACGGACTGGAAGAGAAACCTGTGATCGCGCTGCTTGCCGGCAGTCGTCAGCAGGAGATTCGCATCAACCTTCCCTCTATGCTGGAAGCGGTGAAAGGGTTTGCTGACGGCTACCAGTTCATCGTGGCGGGTGCTCCAGGTATCGACCCCTCATTCTATAAAGCCTACGAGACAGGTTTCCCGCAGGTGAAGGTGCTCTTCGGACAAACCTATCGCATCCTGGCACAGTCGGAGGTTGCGTTGGTCACCTCCGGCACTGCAACCCTCGAGACAGCGCTGCTCAATGTACCGCAGGTGGTCTGCTACAAGACCTCTTTGCCGCACCTCACTTACTGGGGCTTTAAACATCTGCTGCATACACCTTATATCTCGTTGGTCAACCTGATTTGTGGACGTGAGGTGGTGAAGGAGCTATTCGCCAAGTTCTTCACCGTGGAAAATATCCGCAGGGAGCTTCATCAGCTCCTCCATGTGCAGAGCTATCGTAACAACATACTTTTGAGCTACAGGGAGCTACAGGAGAGGTTGGGAGAGCCGGGAGCCTCCATGAGTGCTGCCTTGGTGATCCACCAACGTCTCCATTCCTGA
- the surE gene encoding 5'/3'-nucleotidase SurE, which translates to MSNEKPLILVTNDDGYQAKGIKSLIEAMKGLGDIIVFAPDSHRSGMSSAISTSQPLRARVYHREEGLTAYHCNGTPVDCVKLALNEFVPRKPDLLVSGINHGSNAGISVIYSGTMGAAIEGCIFEVPSIGFSLCDFSPDADFSVTAAVARRLATEVLDKRLPRGVCLNVNVPAGEIKGVRMTTQTEGKWVNEYQRSKDGAGRDVYWMTGNFENWQADNEDNDEWALARGYAAVVPVKIDMTAYDFLPELKTWNV; encoded by the coding sequence ATGAGTAATGAGAAACCGCTGATCCTGGTCACCAATGACGATGGTTATCAGGCAAAAGGGATTAAATCGCTGATTGAAGCGATGAAGGGGCTGGGTGATATCATCGTTTTTGCACCCGACTCACATCGGTCTGGAATGTCGAGCGCCATCTCCACCTCCCAGCCGCTAAGGGCCAGGGTATACCACCGTGAAGAGGGGCTGACCGCATACCACTGTAACGGAACGCCGGTAGACTGTGTGAAACTGGCACTGAATGAGTTTGTACCGCGCAAGCCTGACCTGTTGGTCTCTGGTATCAACCACGGTTCCAACGCCGGGATCAGTGTCATCTACTCAGGCACCATGGGAGCCGCCATCGAGGGTTGTATCTTTGAGGTGCCCTCCATCGGCTTCTCGCTCTGTGACTTCTCACCTGATGCCGATTTCTCGGTGACTGCAGCAGTAGCCCGTCGGTTGGCGACAGAGGTGCTGGATAAGCGACTGCCCCGGGGTGTCTGCCTCAATGTCAACGTACCGGCGGGTGAAATAAAGGGAGTTAGGATGACTACCCAAACCGAGGGTAAGTGGGTGAACGAATACCAGCGATCGAAGGATGGTGCTGGAAGAGATGTATACTGGATGACCGGTAACTTCGAGAACTGGCAGGCTGACAACGAGGACAACGATGAGTGGGCTCTGGCCAGGGGGTATGCAGCCGTGGTACCGGTAAAAATTGACATGACGGCCTATGACTTCCTGCCTGAACTCAAAACTTGGAACGTTTAG